AATTGAAGTGGGCGCTGCGGGCTAAGGTTCGCAAAGTCGTCCAGGGGGACGCAAACACTCAATTCTTTCACATGATCGCTAATGGCAAGCATAGAAAGAAGAGAATCTTTCAGCTTGAACATGACGAAGGGATGATTTTAGGACAGGAAAACCTAAAACTTTACATCACCGAATACTATAAGCAGTTGTTTGGGCCTCCGGAGGATAATAGTGTATCCCTGGATGAGTCTAGAATTGAGGATGTTCCTCAACTTGCTGCTGATGAGAATGATATTCTGACAGCCCCATTTTCGGAGAAGGAGGTGTTTGAAGCTATCTCTCAGATGAAAAATAATAAGGCTCCTGGGCCGGATGGATTTCCGGCGGAGTTCTATAAAAAgtgctggcatattattaagggggaTTTGTTACCGATGTTCCATGATTTATTCTCTGGTCAGCTTCAGCTATTTCACCTGAATTTTGGAATGATAACCCTGCTTCCTAAGAAAACAGAAGCTGTGAGGattgagcagttcaggccgatctgtcttcttaatgttagtttcaaaattttcaccaaggttgggactaataggctcgcgcagattgcgcattctgtggtgcagcATTCCCAAACTActttcatgccggacagaaacatcctagaaggggttgtggtccttcatgaaacgctccacGAAATTCACACTAAAAAACTCGATGGAGTGGTTTTCAAGGTGGATTTTGAGAAGGCGTATGACAAAGTCAAATGGCCTTTCTTTCAACAGGCCTTACGCATGAAAGGTTTCGATGAAGCCTGGCGACGCCAGGTTGAATCTTTCACAcaaaaagggagtgttggaatTAAGGTGAATGACGACATAGGTCATTATTTCTAGACACATAAGGGCCTGCGACAAGGTGACCCGATGTCTCCTATTTTGTTCAACATTGTAGTTGATATGTTGGCAATTTTaataggaagggctaaggaggCCGGTCAGGTGGGTGGTTTAGTGCCTCACCTAGTGGATGGAGGTGTCTCTATCTTTCAGTACGCCGATGATAcgatcatctttatggagcatgacttggcgaaagcgagaaatatgaagctggtgttatgcttatttgaacaattgaccgggttaaagattaactttcataaaagCAAATTGTTCTGTTTTGGAAGAGCCAAGGATGAACAAGAGGCTTATAAGCAATTGTTTGGGTGCGAATTGGGGTCGTTACCTTTTACGTATTTAGGTATACCAATTCACCATCGTAAGCTGACGAacagagaatggaagtgcatcgaGGATCGATTTGAGAATaaactgagttgctggaagggcaagctcatgtcatacggaggccgattaattcttattaattcggttctcacgagtatgcctatgtttctttTGTTCGAGGTTCCAGTTGGAGTAAGGAAAAGGCTGGACTTCTATCGATCCCGTTTCTTCTGGCAGAGTGATGAgctaaaaagaaaatacagactTGCCAAATGGGATATCATTTGTCAACCAAAATACCAAGGGGGTCTTGGGATTGAAAATCCTGAGGTCAAGAACAGATGTCTTCTCAGTAAGTGGCTGTATAAGTTATCTGTTGAGACTGAGGCCACATGGGCACAGATTCTCCGTAGTAAATATCTTCAGTCCAAAACATTGTCACAGGTGACAGCGAGGCCGCTGGAGTCGCCTTTTTTGGAAAGGGCTCATGAGAGTTAAAGCAACCTTTTTCAATAGGACAAAGTTTATTGTTGGAAATGGTGCTAGCATGCGATTCTCGGAAGATACTTGGCTAGGAGAGACACCCCTTGCGCTTCAATACCCATCGCTTTATAGTATTGTTCAACGACGCGATGCTTACGTTGAAACAGTACTTCAATCCATCCCCCTTAATATTCAATTCAGAAGGACGCTAGTCGGCAATCGTTGGGATGCGTGGCTCCATTTAGTGACTAGACTAATGGAGGTTCAGCTGTCTCAACAGCCCGATAAGTTGCGCTGGAAGCTTACTAGGACTGGGGAGTTTACAgttaaatcaatgtatattgATGTTATCAATTCTAGCTCCATTCCTAGTTCCAAATATGTCTGGAAAGTCAAGGTTCCGTTGAAgatcaaagtgtttatgtggtttgtgcaTAAACAAGTTATCTTAACTAAAGACAATCTGGCAAAGCGTAACTGGACAGGACCTACTAGGTGTAGGTTCTGTGATCGGGATGAAACTATCCAGCACCTGTTTCTGGATTGCCCGTTGGCTAAGATTCTATGGCGGACGGTGCACATCGCTTTTAACATTACTCCTCCGAACTCTGTCAGCGCGTTATTTGGAACGTGGATTAACGGGATAGAGTTCGAAACAGCCAGCCACATCCGcgtaggagtatgtgctttattgtcggcagtctggaactgcagaaatgatttggtcttTAACAGAACATCAAATATTCATTTTTTGCACGTTATCTTTCGGGCCACTGcattgatccgtatgtggtcgctacacactccgacggaggccagggagcgtttggttactggatctatccggtggaagatggtagcacgggatattttcaaccggtttggatggcggtcatgtaataggataggcaattagttttccTATCTTTTTTGTGCCAACCGGTTGtggcttgtttggctctttgtgaGCTTTTTATTTACTTGTTTTGAGACTGCAAGACCTTGTTGAACCTATTTATTTTTTATAAAAGTGGCCgcatgcatcgttctgatgcagaggccggggagccCCCTTTTCGAAAAGAAAAAATAGGAGGAATCAATAATTTTTTGGGGCAATTTGTTCCTTCGCTGTATACTTCATGTTAGGGGATAAATAGCTGAAGATGCGCCGCCAAGAAAATCAGTTAACCGAAGTAGCGATTTAGGAGTAGTTAATTAGGTAAATCTTTCATTCTTACATATTCATCACTCCATCCATAGTGGGGATAGATGAAGCAATTACAGggacacatgcacacacacatacacacaagGACACCATGGGCAGAGCATGGGAGAGCGAGCAAGCAAaccacacgcacacgcacacgcacccttGCTCGACTCCATCAGATCAGACGCTCGTTATTCACGTATACTCTCACACCAACACACGTACGTACGAGTGCATGCAGCTTAACAGTTGCAGGGGTTGCACTTGCAGTTGTCGCCGCAGCTGCAGCCCTCGCCGGACTGCCCGGCGGCCACCTCGAACTGCCCCGCCTTGTTCTCAGGCGCCACGCCGAGGACGACCACGGCGGCGACCTGGGCGGCGGCGCTGCCCTGCTCCGTCAGATCAGGGTACATCTTCCTGAAACGGGCGAAGGCAACCGGTCGGCAAATCAGATCAATAGTTCATCACCACAAAAGGAACTGATGCTTGAACAGCTAAAAGGATCACCGGATGAAGTAGTACATAAATAGCACGAGAGTAGTTTGCAAGGAGAAGCATCCATTAATGTTAAAAAATAATTGTAAAAAACATCCATACCCGCACTTGCAGTCTGAGCCGCAGCTGCAACCGGATCCACAGTTGCAAGACATCCTCCAAATCTGTGAACCCAAAAAGATTTCAAGGAGAAGAAGATGAGCTTTGGTATCGGGGATGATGATGAGCACAATTGAATTGAATGGATAGCCTCCCACCGGCGCCACTATTTATAGCCGAATGGTGTACACAAAGCTTTGGTAGCGTGCAAGAGGAGGCCACGCTAGTCTAGCTAATAAGCTGCCGTTGCGTGGCACGATGCTATACGTACGCCGGCCTCCCCGAATTAATCCAATTTCTCGAAATCGATTGCCTTAAGACAGAGACAGAAAGCTCTCCACTCGATAATTTTGATTATCCTTGAGACTGTTAGATGtaactccctccgtctcataatacAAGAGCGTTTTTGACATTACAAGTGAATTTCTTGTAGTGATAAAAGGGGTTGCGGTAGCTGGTTAAGTTAAGCACAAAGACAATCTGAGCTGATCTTTCTGGTTGCTTTCTGAAGAACGAATAAAAAAATATCCAAGCCCACTAATAATAGTTCGGCACGACAACAAATCCAACGTATGGACCTCCTCTACCTTCAAATCTCTATCTCTGGGTTACATTCGCAGTATACTGTTCCTTGATGAAGACTTGGATGGTTTGTGTCAAGAGGAATAATGCGTAGTTGACTTCCCTTCCCTTCCCCTTCTTTTGATTTCACACTATTCGACATCATTTTGTATCTtctcaaaaagaaaagaaaaatctatGATTTTCTATATAAGACTTTCTCAACTGCAAGACGGCAAGAAATGGGCCTTCTTTGTTGCTTCTCAAAATTTCTTTTGCGGTACATCAAGTAGCTTTAGATATTAAACAAAGAACCATTCATTCAATATCTATCTACAAATTGTAGGGAATAAAAGTGTAATATTTCTATTTCTTTTAAAGAAAGTATGGTGAACATAAGTACtttctttgttttttttcttGGGGTAACTTTCTTCTTATTTTACTAGTTCCCTCTGGAATCGAGCGGGCACATAACGAATTAGTATTTTGAAAGCATGGGGTATACTTGTACTGGAAGCAATTGTTTTCTCCACTCCAATTGCAAGTAACAGTTTTCTGTTTCAGGAAGAGCCCGTATGAATCACAATGGTATGCATTACCAGCAATGATCCTTATGAAGACTACTATGTGAGAACTACTTTTTTGAAACATTGATGATGCTAGATCACAACTTGTTTGTTATAATTCTTTTAACCGAAACCGCAACAAAACATCACATCCAATACGTCGACAATCTAGAAGGAGATATCTTAGTTTGATGCGGGACATAGAAAACTTTATCACAAAACATTAACAAAGATTATGTCACATCCTTAGGTACTAACTAGTCCTGCACGTCAAAAAATAAAGAGAATTGAGTACTGGACAAACTCCGCGGCGGAGAATATCTCATCAACAGAAACTCAACAAGGCCTATTTTCTCCTATGAATCATAGTTTCAGAATAATTATTCATATCACAGTTTGAAGATTTTTTTTAATGACGTCTTGGCTGCACATGGATTATGAAGCTAGATGAAACTATTTGTTCCAATAATTACTTCCAATCTCAAAGAAAAAC
This genomic window from Aegilops tauschii subsp. strangulata cultivar AL8/78 chromosome 4, Aet v6.0, whole genome shotgun sequence contains:
- the LOC109779568 gene encoding metallothionein-like protein 1, which translates into the protein MSCNCGSGCSCGSDCKCGKMYPDLTEQGSAAAQVAAVVVLGVAPENKAGQFEVAAGQSGEGCSCGDNCKCNPCNC